One genomic region from Paramicrobacterium agarici encodes:
- the murC gene encoding UDP-N-acetylmuramate--L-alanine ligase gives MIKPDLSAPVPDSLSSVHFVGIGGSGMSGIARLFLARGITVTGSDRGPSENVEQLRALGATVHVGHDAANVGDVDAVIVTSALWPDNPELVAARDRGVPVLHRSQALAWLVADSRLVSVAGAHGKTTSTGMIVTALLALGADPSFVNGGVIESLGVSSAPGRDDLFVVEADESDGSFLLYNTAVALITNVDPDHLDHYGTRENFLAAFVEFADRSSESVVISADDPGARDVRSRLSHQNVITFGQSESADVRVTDISRSGPLSFTIAYKGQRITASLAVPGVHNAINAAGAFAVLVGLGFEPAAIVAALTEFGGTKRRFELHDVIGGVSVFDDYAHHPTEVAAALSAARSVVGDGRIIAVHQPHLYSRTKAFAGEFAETLEKHADHTIVLDVCGAREDPIPGVTGALVSERFADAAHVDYVPDWQEAADRTAEIARDGDYIITLGCGDVYLIIPQLLASLERERGQDV, from the coding sequence GTGATCAAGCCAGATCTCTCAGCTCCCGTTCCCGACAGCCTCAGCTCGGTGCATTTCGTCGGCATCGGAGGTTCCGGAATGAGCGGAATCGCCCGGCTGTTCCTCGCGAGAGGCATCACCGTCACGGGCTCCGATCGTGGCCCGTCCGAGAACGTCGAGCAGCTTCGCGCTCTGGGCGCGACGGTACACGTGGGCCACGATGCAGCGAACGTCGGGGACGTCGACGCGGTCATCGTGACGAGTGCTCTCTGGCCCGACAACCCTGAACTCGTGGCCGCTCGCGATCGCGGCGTTCCGGTGCTCCACCGGTCACAAGCGCTTGCATGGCTCGTTGCCGATTCGCGTCTCGTGTCGGTCGCCGGTGCACACGGCAAGACAACGTCGACGGGCATGATCGTCACTGCCCTTCTCGCGCTCGGCGCCGACCCCAGCTTCGTCAACGGCGGTGTGATCGAGTCTCTCGGCGTCAGCTCGGCGCCGGGAAGAGACGACCTCTTCGTCGTCGAAGCCGACGAGTCGGACGGTTCGTTTCTGCTCTACAACACGGCCGTCGCCCTGATCACCAACGTGGATCCCGACCACCTCGATCATTACGGTACGCGCGAGAACTTCCTCGCGGCCTTCGTCGAATTCGCAGACCGCTCGTCCGAGAGCGTCGTGATTTCAGCCGACGACCCCGGAGCACGCGATGTGCGTTCTCGCCTGTCGCACCAGAACGTCATCACGTTCGGACAGTCGGAGTCCGCGGATGTCCGGGTGACTGACATCAGCCGATCTGGACCGTTGTCGTTCACGATTGCCTACAAGGGGCAGCGCATTACGGCATCCTTAGCCGTTCCCGGGGTTCACAACGCGATCAATGCCGCGGGCGCGTTCGCCGTGCTCGTCGGACTCGGTTTCGAGCCCGCCGCGATCGTCGCTGCGCTGACAGAATTCGGCGGCACGAAGCGACGGTTCGAGCTGCACGACGTTATCGGCGGCGTGAGCGTATTCGACGACTACGCGCATCATCCGACCGAGGTTGCCGCCGCACTGTCGGCAGCGCGAAGCGTTGTGGGCGACGGCAGAATCATCGCGGTGCATCAGCCGCACCTCTACAGTCGCACCAAGGCGTTTGCGGGAGAGTTCGCCGAGACACTTGAGAAGCATGCTGACCACACGATCGTCCTTGACGTTTGTGGTGCTCGGGAAGATCCGATCCCCGGAGTCACCGGCGCTCTCGTCTCGGAGCGGTTCGCTGATGCGGCGCACGTCGACTATGTTCCGGACTGGCAGGAGGCCGCGGATCGCACGGCCGAGATCGCGCGGGACGGTGACTACATCATCACCCTCGGCTGCGGCGACGTCTATCTGATCATTCCGCAGCTGCTTGCCTCACTCGAGCGCGAACGCGGGCAGGACGTGTGA
- the ftsZ gene encoding cell division protein FtsZ yields the protein MTTNQNYLAVIKVVGIGGGGVNAVNRMIELGLRGVEFIAINTDAQALLMSDADVKLDVGREITRGLGAGADPEVGRRAAEDHAEEIEEALAGADMVFVTAGEGGGTGTGGAPVVARIAKSIGALTIGVVTKPFSFEGRRRQQQAELGVATLKEEVDTLIVVPNDRLLEISDRGISMLEAFSTADQVLLAGVQGITDLITTPGLINLDFADVKSVMQGAGSALMGIGSSRGADRSIKAAELAVASPLLEASIEGAHGVLLSIQGGSNLGIFEINDAARLVQEAVHPEANIIFGAVIDDTLGDEVRVTVIAAGFDGGEPPARQVEPMKDAVITTGGVMASNPDAESASDDGQSAPDAEPEAEPERSPWTAPRAPQHIPASASADASFSDDDELDIPDFLK from the coding sequence GTGACTACAAACCAGAACTACCTCGCAGTGATCAAGGTGGTCGGCATCGGTGGCGGCGGCGTGAACGCCGTCAACCGCATGATCGAACTCGGGCTGCGGGGCGTTGAATTCATCGCCATCAACACCGACGCGCAGGCGCTGCTCATGAGCGACGCCGACGTCAAGCTCGACGTGGGGCGCGAGATCACTCGCGGACTCGGTGCCGGAGCTGACCCCGAGGTCGGCCGCCGTGCCGCCGAGGATCACGCAGAAGAGATCGAGGAGGCTCTCGCCGGTGCCGACATGGTTTTCGTCACTGCGGGCGAGGGCGGCGGCACGGGCACCGGAGGTGCACCCGTCGTCGCTCGCATCGCGAAGTCGATCGGCGCCCTGACGATCGGTGTCGTCACCAAGCCATTCAGCTTCGAGGGACGACGCCGTCAGCAGCAGGCCGAACTCGGCGTGGCGACTCTGAAAGAAGAAGTCGACACGCTCATCGTCGTGCCCAACGATCGTCTCCTCGAGATCAGCGATCGCGGCATCAGCATGCTTGAGGCGTTCTCAACGGCAGACCAGGTTCTCCTCGCGGGTGTGCAGGGCATCACCGATCTCATCACGACGCCCGGGCTCATCAACCTCGACTTCGCCGACGTCAAGTCGGTCATGCAGGGCGCGGGTTCGGCTCTCATGGGCATCGGATCCTCGCGGGGCGCTGACCGTTCCATCAAGGCCGCTGAACTCGCGGTCGCCTCTCCGCTGCTCGAAGCGAGCATCGAAGGCGCCCACGGTGTGCTGCTCTCGATCCAGGGTGGTTCCAACCTCGGCATCTTCGAGATCAACGACGCTGCCAGGCTCGTTCAGGAGGCCGTGCACCCCGAGGCGAACATCATCTTCGGCGCGGTCATCGACGACACACTCGGCGACGAAGTGCGCGTCACGGTCATCGCCGCGGGTTTCGACGGAGGCGAGCCGCCTGCTCGCCAGGTTGAGCCGATGAAGGATGCCGTCATCACAACGGGCGGCGTCATGGCATCGAACCCCGACGCGGAGTCTGCGTCCGACGACGGCCAGAGCGCTCCCGACGCTGAGCCCGAGGCAGAGCCAGAACGTTCACCCTGGACAGCACCGCGTGCGCCTCAGCACATCCCGGCATCGGCGTCCGCAGACGCGTCGTTCTCTGACGACGACGAGCTCGACATTCCCGACTTCCTCAAGTAG
- a CDS encoding RluA family pseudouridine synthase: MESRSLPVPDGLEGVRADAGIAKLLGFSRSFAAEVIDAGGVELDGRRLQKSDRLRANGWLTVSWTPRHEPVIEAIAVDDLAIVHDDDDIVVVDKPTGVAAHPSVGWTGPTVLGALAAAGYTIATSGQAERAGIVHRLDVGTSGLMVVAKTERAYTALKRAFHDREVEKIYNAVVQGHPDPFTGTIDAAIGRHPKHDWKFAVTSDGKPSVTHYETLEAFPYASLLEVRLETGRTHQIRVHMAAVKHPCVGDPLYGADPTLSERLGLTRQWLQAVRLSFAHPATGEWTSFSAPYAPDLQHALDVLARD, encoded by the coding sequence ATGGAATCCCGCAGTCTTCCGGTGCCGGACGGCCTCGAGGGTGTGAGAGCGGATGCCGGAATCGCGAAGCTCCTCGGATTCTCGCGTTCATTCGCCGCTGAGGTCATCGACGCCGGCGGCGTGGAGCTCGATGGGCGGAGGCTGCAGAAATCCGATCGGCTCCGCGCAAACGGCTGGCTCACGGTGTCATGGACGCCACGCCACGAGCCCGTGATCGAGGCCATCGCGGTCGACGACCTCGCAATCGTGCACGACGATGACGACATCGTCGTCGTCGACAAGCCGACGGGGGTGGCCGCACACCCCTCGGTCGGCTGGACGGGGCCCACGGTGCTCGGCGCTCTTGCCGCGGCGGGCTACACAATCGCGACGTCCGGACAGGCCGAACGCGCGGGCATCGTGCATCGGCTCGACGTCGGCACGAGCGGCCTGATGGTCGTCGCGAAAACCGAGCGCGCCTACACCGCGCTCAAACGCGCATTTCACGACCGTGAGGTCGAGAAGATCTACAACGCGGTCGTCCAGGGGCATCCAGACCCTTTCACCGGAACGATCGACGCTGCCATCGGGCGTCACCCGAAACACGATTGGAAGTTCGCCGTGACGAGCGACGGCAAGCCCTCGGTCACCCACTACGAGACACTCGAGGCATTCCCGTACGCGAGTCTGCTCGAGGTGCGGCTCGAGACCGGTCGAACTCATCAGATTCGCGTGCACATGGCCGCCGTCAAGCATCCCTGCGTCGGCGACCCGCTCTACGGGGCCGATCCGACGCTTTCGGAGCGGCTCGGGCTCACGCGGCAATGGCTGCAGGCCGTTCGACTGTCTTTTGCTCACCCGGCAACGGGGGAGTGGACCTCGTTCTCGGCGCCCTACGCTCCCGACCTGCAGCACGCGCTCGATGTCCTCGCCCGCGACTAG
- the dnaE gene encoding DNA polymerase III subunit alpha, with amino-acid sequence MVSSTDSFVHLHVHSEFSMLDGAARINEVVKAAADQQMPALAVTDHGNMFGAFDFWSTATSAGIKPIIGTEAYITPRTHRSDRTRVRWGNGGGDDVSGSGAYTHMTMLAETTEGMHNLFRLSSRASIEGYYFKPRMDRELLSQYSKGIIATTGCPSGEVQTRLRLGQYKEAREAAAEFRDIFGYENYYCELMDHGIGIEKRVATELLDLAKDLGLKLVATNDLHYTHASDAKSHSALLCVQSGATLDDPNRFKFDADEFYLKSAEEMRLLFRDHPDACDNTLEIAERCNVNFDTTANYMPRFPVPEGESEQSWFVKEIDKGLDYRYPGGVPDAVRERADYEIGVISQMGFPGYFLVVADFINWSKDNGIRVGPGRGSGAGSMAAYAMRITDLDPLEHGLIFERFLNPDRVSMPDFDVDFDDRRRGEVIKYVTEKYGDERVSQIVTYGTIKAKQALKDSARVLGYPFGMGEKLTKAMPPPVMGKDIPLTGIFDKEHPRYREASDIRSVVETDPDARNVFDTALGIENLKRQWGVHAAGVIMSSDPLLDIIPVMKREQDGQIVTQFDYPSCESLGLIKMDFLGLRNLTVISDALANIETNRSETLDLETLGLDDRPSYDLLARGDTLGVFQLDGGPMRSLLRLMKPDNFEDVSAVIALYRPGPMGADSHTNYALRKNGLQKITPIHPELEEPLADILDTTYGLIIYQEQVMAIAQKVAGFSLGQADILRRAMGKKKKSELDKQYVGFSGGMTERGYSEGAIKALWDILLPFSDYAFNKAHSAAYGVIAYWTAYLKAHYPAEYMAALLTSVGDSRDKLAMYLNECRRMGIRVLPPEVNESINFFAAVGEDIRFGLGAVRNVGGNVVDGIVAAREKDGKFENFHDFLRKVPAHVTNKRTVESLIKAGAFDEMKSSRRALVEIHEDAVDSAVRDKRMEATGQVGFDFDSLFAEVGEAVETQVPERPEWSKRDKLAFEREMLGLYVSDHPLAGLEVQLAKLASTTITDLTTSEHTQDGDTVTIAGLLTSVQHRVAKTSGNAYGMITVEDFGSEMTVMFMGKAYQEYQHTLQSDTIVVVRGRVSMRDDGMNLHAYSIFSPDLQQDGPAGPLVLNMPEQRATTEAVTELAEILGRHRGDNEVRLRLLRGDIARVFEVPYPVAVTADLFGELKSLLGPNCLG; translated from the coding sequence ATGGTGTCCTCAACTGACTCGTTCGTCCATCTGCACGTTCACAGCGAGTTCTCGATGCTCGACGGTGCAGCGCGCATCAACGAGGTCGTCAAGGCAGCGGCCGATCAGCAGATGCCCGCCCTCGCCGTGACCGACCACGGAAACATGTTCGGCGCGTTCGACTTCTGGAGCACTGCCACCTCAGCGGGAATCAAGCCCATCATCGGCACAGAGGCGTACATCACGCCGAGAACTCACCGCAGCGATCGCACGAGGGTGCGCTGGGGAAACGGCGGTGGCGACGACGTCTCGGGATCGGGCGCGTACACGCACATGACGATGCTCGCCGAGACGACAGAGGGCATGCACAACCTGTTCCGCCTCTCGTCCCGCGCATCGATCGAGGGCTACTACTTCAAGCCCCGCATGGATCGTGAACTGCTGTCGCAGTACTCCAAGGGGATCATCGCGACGACAGGATGCCCCAGCGGCGAAGTGCAGACCAGGCTGCGACTCGGGCAATACAAAGAGGCGCGAGAGGCAGCCGCAGAGTTCCGCGACATCTTCGGGTACGAGAACTATTACTGCGAGCTCATGGATCACGGCATCGGCATCGAGAAGCGTGTGGCTACAGAGCTTCTCGATTTGGCGAAGGATCTCGGTCTGAAGCTTGTCGCGACAAACGATCTGCACTACACGCACGCATCCGATGCGAAAAGCCACTCGGCGCTGCTGTGCGTGCAGTCAGGTGCGACGCTCGACGACCCGAACAGGTTTAAATTCGACGCCGATGAGTTCTATCTCAAATCGGCCGAAGAGATGCGTCTACTGTTTCGAGACCACCCGGACGCCTGCGACAACACGCTCGAGATCGCCGAACGCTGCAACGTCAATTTCGACACGACGGCGAACTACATGCCGCGCTTCCCCGTTCCGGAGGGCGAGAGCGAGCAGTCGTGGTTCGTGAAGGAGATCGATAAGGGGCTCGACTACCGCTACCCGGGTGGGGTCCCGGATGCCGTGCGGGAACGTGCCGACTACGAGATCGGCGTCATCTCGCAAATGGGGTTCCCCGGGTACTTCCTCGTCGTCGCCGACTTCATCAACTGGTCGAAGGACAACGGCATCCGGGTCGGTCCCGGTCGCGGCTCCGGAGCAGGGTCGATGGCGGCATACGCGATGCGCATCACCGATCTCGATCCGCTTGAGCACGGCCTGATCTTCGAGCGCTTCCTCAACCCGGACCGGGTGTCGATGCCCGACTTCGATGTCGACTTCGACGACCGTCGTCGCGGCGAGGTCATCAAGTACGTGACAGAGAAGTACGGCGACGAGCGCGTGTCGCAGATCGTCACGTACGGCACCATTAAGGCGAAGCAGGCGCTCAAGGACTCTGCACGGGTTCTCGGCTACCCGTTCGGAATGGGGGAGAAGCTCACAAAGGCCATGCCGCCGCCCGTCATGGGCAAGGACATCCCGCTCACGGGAATCTTCGACAAAGAGCATCCGCGCTATCGCGAGGCCTCCGATATTCGCTCCGTTGTCGAGACCGATCCAGATGCGAGGAATGTCTTCGACACTGCACTGGGCATCGAGAACCTCAAGCGGCAGTGGGGCGTTCACGCTGCAGGCGTGATCATGTCGAGCGACCCTCTTCTCGACATCATCCCCGTGATGAAACGCGAGCAAGACGGGCAGATCGTCACGCAATTCGACTACCCATCGTGCGAGTCCCTCGGACTGATCAAGATGGACTTCCTGGGGTTGCGCAACCTCACGGTCATCTCCGACGCTCTCGCGAACATCGAGACGAACCGCAGCGAGACGCTCGACCTTGAAACGCTCGGGCTCGATGACCGCCCGTCGTACGATCTGCTGGCGCGCGGAGATACACTCGGTGTCTTCCAGCTTGATGGCGGCCCCATGCGCAGCCTCCTGCGCCTCATGAAGCCAGACAACTTCGAGGACGTCTCCGCCGTGATCGCGCTGTACCGTCCCGGACCAATGGGCGCCGACTCCCACACGAACTACGCGCTGCGCAAGAACGGCCTGCAGAAGATCACGCCCATCCACCCCGAGCTCGAGGAGCCTCTCGCCGACATCCTCGACACGACGTACGGCCTGATCATCTATCAAGAGCAGGTCATGGCGATCGCGCAGAAAGTCGCGGGCTTCTCGCTGGGCCAAGCAGATATTCTTCGGCGCGCGATGGGCAAGAAGAAGAAGTCGGAGCTCGACAAGCAGTACGTCGGATTCAGCGGCGGCATGACCGAGCGCGGCTACTCCGAGGGCGCCATCAAGGCGTTGTGGGATATTCTTCTGCCGTTCTCCGACTATGCGTTCAACAAAGCGCACTCGGCGGCATACGGCGTCATTGCGTACTGGACGGCCTACCTCAAGGCGCACTATCCCGCCGAGTACATGGCAGCCCTGCTGACGAGTGTCGGCGACTCGCGCGACAAGCTGGCGATGTACCTGAACGAATGCCGGCGCATGGGCATTCGCGTGCTTCCTCCCGAAGTCAACGAATCGATCAACTTCTTCGCCGCGGTCGGCGAAGACATCCGCTTCGGACTCGGTGCCGTCCGCAACGTGGGGGGCAACGTCGTCGACGGCATTGTGGCCGCACGCGAGAAAGATGGAAAATTCGAGAACTTCCACGACTTTCTGCGCAAGGTCCCCGCGCACGTCACGAATAAGCGCACCGTCGAATCGCTCATCAAGGCGGGCGCCTTCGACGAAATGAAGTCATCGCGACGTGCACTCGTCGAGATTCATGAGGATGCTGTCGATTCCGCCGTTCGCGACAAGCGCATGGAGGCGACAGGTCAGGTCGGGTTCGACTTCGACAGTCTCTTCGCCGAGGTCGGTGAAGCGGTTGAGACTCAGGTTCCCGAGAGACCCGAATGGTCAAAGCGGGACAAGCTCGCGTTCGAGAGAGAGATGCTCGGCCTCTACGTTTCGGACCACCCGCTCGCGGGACTCGAAGTGCAGCTGGCCAAGCTGGCGAGTACGACGATCACCGATCTGACGACGTCCGAGCACACGCAAGACGGCGATACCGTGACGATCGCGGGCCTGCTCACCAGCGTGCAGCACCGAGTGGCAAAGACGTCAGGCAACGCATACGGCATGATCACGGTCGAAGACTTCGGCAGCGAGATGACCGTCATGTTCATGGGGAAGGCGTACCAGGAGTACCAGCACACGCTGCAGAGTGACACGATCGTCGTGGTTCGGGGTCGCGTCAGCATGCGCGACGACGGTATGAACCTTCACGCGTACTCGATTTTCAGTCCCGATCTGCAGCAGGACGGACCGGCCGGTCCGCTTGTGCTCAATATGCCAGAGCAGCGCGCGACGACAGAAGCCGTCACCGAGCTTGCGGAGATTCTCGGTCGCCACAGGGGAGATAACGAAGTCCGCCTTCGACTGCTGCGCGGGGACATCGCTCGCGTTTTCGAAGTGCCCTACCCGGTCGCCGTCACGGCCGACTTGTTCGGTGAACTGAAGTCGCTCCTCGGACCGAACTGTCTCGGCTAG
- a CDS encoding cell division protein SepF, with product MSNPLKKTMMYLGLADEELEYEEQAQQQAPSQPAQSTASAQPATTHRAAPVTPLRRPTAVKQAAPTELSEILTVHPKQYRDAQSIAESFRDGVPVIINLSQMSDGDARRLIDFASGLSQGLYGKIERVTSKVFLLSPSHVSISGESDSKPEADATFFAQQ from the coding sequence ATGTCGAACCCCCTCAAGAAGACCATGATGTACCTTGGGCTCGCAGACGAGGAGCTTGAGTACGAGGAGCAGGCTCAGCAGCAGGCTCCCTCTCAACCCGCGCAGTCGACGGCATCAGCCCAGCCCGCGACGACTCACCGCGCCGCGCCTGTTACCCCGTTGCGCCGTCCCACTGCTGTCAAGCAGGCAGCACCGACCGAGCTCAGCGAGATTCTCACGGTGCACCCGAAGCAGTATCGCGACGCCCAGTCGATTGCCGAGAGCTTCCGTGACGGAGTTCCTGTGATCATCAATCTGTCGCAGATGAGCGATGGCGATGCTCGTCGTCTCATCGACTTCGCAAGCGGCCTGTCGCAGGGCCTCTACGGAAAGATCGAGCGCGTGACGTCGAAGGTGTTCCTTCTGTCACCGTCGCATGTGTCGATCTCCGGAGAGAGCGACAGCAAGCCAGAAGCAGACGCGACCTTCTTCGCTCAGCAATAA
- a CDS encoding DivIVA domain-containing protein has translation MALTPEDVVNKQFQQTKFREGYDQDEVDDFLDEVVVELRRLIQENQDLKEQVSKAESSSAASGDNGSKTDFVAQQQAPATPAPVPAAPASTEAPAQAAAESGDESESSNSLLVLARRLHDEHVREGSEKRDQLIAEGHATAARVVSEAEAKQREELSKLETAKSGLEKKIDELRVFEREYRTNLRSYIEGHLKDLDKASPSNGSSQLSSSTSN, from the coding sequence ATGGCGCTCACTCCGGAAGACGTAGTCAATAAGCAGTTTCAGCAGACAAAGTTTCGCGAGGGGTACGACCAGGACGAGGTCGACGATTTTCTCGACGAGGTCGTTGTTGAGCTGCGCCGCCTGATCCAGGAGAACCAGGACCTCAAGGAGCAGGTCTCCAAGGCCGAGTCCAGCTCCGCCGCATCGGGCGACAACGGCTCGAAGACAGACTTCGTCGCCCAGCAGCAGGCTCCGGCGACTCCCGCTCCCGTTCCTGCCGCACCGGCGTCGACCGAGGCTCCGGCGCAGGCAGCGGCAGAGTCGGGCGATGAGTCCGAGAGCTCGAACAGCCTTCTTGTGCTCGCACGCCGTCTTCACGACGAGCACGTGCGCGAGGGCTCCGAGAAGCGCGACCAGCTCATCGCTGAGGGGCACGCCACCGCTGCCCGCGTCGTTTCCGAGGCCGAGGCGAAGCAGCGCGAAGAGCTGTCGAAGCTGGAGACCGCGAAGTCGGGCCTCGAGAAGAAGATCGACGAACTGCGCGTGTTCGAGCGGGAGTACCGCACCAATCTCCGCAGCTACATCGAGGGCCACCTGAAGGACCTCGACAAGGCAAGCCCGTCGAACGGCTCCTCGCAGCTGTCGTCATCGACGAGCAACTAG
- a CDS encoding FtsQ-type POTRA domain-containing protein, translating to MRRPGGFSPQQGAEGGPNDAPDESPAPVSFIGRFGRPDADGDAGRADDAASAAAAERGPDADAGTHKEPEISRSYGGRRNSMGTSWSLRQAIRARKRVERSEVRRFTARQRRRRRNTWISLSAVLVVAIAAIATAYSPVMAVRTITVEGARLVNSDGIVNDLQSQIGTPLPLVDQRAIKASLVKYPLIQSYTVEAVPPSTLVVRLVEREPLGLIAADKGFALVDAAGVTLRASEKRIDGFPIIDTDADPESKGFQAAVAVLRALPDDVRATVDSVTATTRDDVVLVFADSGAEVRWGSAEESAEKARILAVLMESYPPDTVSLYDVSSTENAVVKPR from the coding sequence GTGAGGCGGCCCGGCGGGTTTTCGCCCCAGCAGGGAGCGGAGGGCGGGCCGAACGACGCACCAGACGAATCACCGGCTCCTGTATCGTTCATCGGACGTTTCGGAAGACCGGATGCCGACGGGGACGCCGGTCGGGCCGATGACGCCGCGTCGGCCGCCGCTGCGGAACGAGGCCCTGATGCTGATGCGGGCACGCACAAGGAACCAGAGATCTCACGGAGTTACGGCGGCCGCCGGAACTCCATGGGAACATCGTGGTCGCTCCGTCAAGCGATTCGGGCGCGTAAGCGCGTCGAGCGTTCCGAGGTTCGCCGGTTCACGGCGAGACAGCGCCGGCGCAGACGCAATACGTGGATTTCTCTCAGCGCCGTTCTGGTCGTGGCGATCGCGGCTATTGCGACGGCGTACTCGCCGGTGATGGCGGTGCGGACGATCACGGTCGAGGGCGCGCGGCTCGTGAACAGCGACGGCATCGTCAACGATCTTCAGTCCCAGATCGGAACGCCGCTTCCCCTCGTGGACCAGCGAGCGATCAAGGCGTCACTTGTGAAGTATCCGCTCATTCAGAGCTACACGGTCGAGGCGGTGCCCCCGTCGACGCTTGTTGTCAGACTCGTCGAACGAGAACCTCTCGGCCTCATTGCCGCAGACAAGGGATTCGCTCTCGTCGACGCGGCCGGTGTAACACTGCGCGCGTCGGAGAAGCGGATTGACGGCTTCCCGATCATCGACACAGATGCTGATCCCGAGAGCAAGGGATTCCAGGCGGCGGTCGCCGTGCTGCGCGCTCTGCCAGACGACGTGCGCGCCACTGTGGACTCCGTCACCGCAACGACACGCGACGATGTCGTTCTCGTGTTCGCAGACAGTGGTGCGGAGGTGCGCTGGGGAAGTGCAGAAGAGTCCGCCGAGAAGGCGCGCATCCTTGCGGTTCTGATGGAGTCGTACCCGCCAGACACCGTGTCGCTCTACGACGTCTCGAGCACGGAGAACGCCGTCGTCAAACCGCGCTGA
- the lspA gene encoding signal peptidase II, translating to MPESPSRTATVRALSVLATVAVLWVGLDQLTKHLVVTNMHENERIPVIGDVLQFVFVRNPGAAFSLASGATWIFSILATGVVVAIIVMARRIRSVRWGLVFGLLLGGVFGNLLDRLFREPSFGLGHVVDFISTPWMMPAIYNVADIGICVAMALFIVLTLLGVGLDGKRQPKPDESAESANAADDGAHDGVVADQRVEDGDSTPESPNPQKGS from the coding sequence TTGCCCGAATCACCTTCACGCACAGCCACGGTCAGGGCACTCAGCGTCCTCGCGACCGTGGCTGTGCTGTGGGTGGGCCTTGACCAGCTCACCAAGCACCTCGTCGTCACAAACATGCACGAGAACGAGCGCATCCCTGTCATCGGGGATGTGCTGCAGTTCGTCTTCGTGCGCAATCCCGGGGCCGCATTCTCGCTCGCGAGCGGCGCGACGTGGATCTTCTCGATTCTCGCGACCGGCGTCGTCGTCGCGATCATCGTCATGGCTCGCCGCATCCGCTCCGTGCGCTGGGGTCTTGTGTTCGGCCTCCTGCTGGGCGGTGTCTTCGGCAACCTTCTCGATCGCCTGTTCCGCGAGCCGTCATTCGGCCTCGGGCATGTCGTCGACTTCATCTCAACGCCCTGGATGATGCCCGCGATCTACAACGTTGCAGACATTGGGATCTGCGTGGCGATGGCGCTGTTCATCGTGCTCACTCTCTTGGGCGTTGGACTTGATGGAAAGCGCCAGCCTAAGCCAGACGAGAGCGCAGAGTCGGCGAATGCGGCGGATGACGGTGCTCACGACGGCGTGGTCGCCGATCAGCGCGTCGAGGACGGTGACAGCACCCCCGAGAGCCCGAACCCGCAGAAGGGCAGTTGA
- a CDS encoding YggT family protein yields the protein MSSVISLIGSILYLLLLLYFFVMWGRFILDLMRTFNRAWRPRGAGLVAAEVVYSVTDPPVNFFRRILPPVRLGAVALDLGWSLTMLCVIVAMFLVGFL from the coding sequence GTGAGTTCCGTCATTTCTCTGATCGGCAGCATCCTCTATCTCCTGCTGCTCCTGTATTTCTTCGTGATGTGGGGCCGGTTCATTCTCGACCTCATGCGAACCTTCAACCGTGCGTGGCGACCTCGGGGGGCCGGGCTTGTCGCGGCAGAGGTCGTGTACTCCGTCACCGATCCGCCCGTGAACTTCTTTCGTCGCATCCTCCCTCCCGTTCGCTTGGGCGCAGTCGCACTCGATCTCGGATGGTCGCTGACCATGCTCTGCGTCATCGTCGCGATGTTTCTCGTCGGATTCCTCTGA